The sequence TTCAAAAAACCCACGGCTTAAACGGTCAAAAATGCCACCATGAGTGTTTTTTTTTTTGACAGCGATAGGGATCACAACCATGGGTGTTGACCAACGGTCTATCCTGGCGTCGGTTTAGGCACCGAGTGCTTTAGTAATGATCCATGAAGCAGTCAAATTGAGATCACAAAACTATACGTGTGAAACTTGAAATCAACTTCATTACTCTCACAAATATTTAACGTGTATtctcttttttattttttattttttgttttgaaTGCATTTTATTTATCATACATTTTAACCCTTATAATATCCCATTATTATATTCTCATTATGTTCCCATTACTATCGCCAAAAACATATAATATGGCCAAAAGCATATAACAATCATTGTAGACAACGTAACAATGTGTGATACATCACTTTCCATTTAAATATATATGGATAGATGAAATACTAAAGTCTAACTCTGTTGTAAAATGTGAAAGTACACAAGCATGTGTTTCAGTTATTATGTGAAAATCAAAATAAAATTAAAATGTACACAAGTTCAGTGGTTTACTACATTCAAATAACTAAATATTTTACTGGTTAGCCATCACCCCAGCACATTATGCAACCTCTAGTAAAACACCTTTCACATGGCAATTCGGTTGCGGCTTTAATGTTCTTCTGAATCAATGGTAAGCTCAGTTCAAACcacaccagcaccatcatcatcatcaccatcaccatcaccatcatcaccatcactatcatcattatcatcatcaccatcattatgaTCATGAAAAGCAGCAGAATCAGCATCATCATCACCGTTATGATCGACAAGAGAAGAGGATGCAAATTCGGAGTTTCCATTAGCAGAGTTAGACTCATGACGAGAAGCAGCGGAAACAATGGCCAGCTGTCCACTTAATAATCGGAATATTACGCCCTGGTTTATGGATGGTTTGATCAACTCAAACTGGTGTTGTGGAGTATGCTTCTGATTAAACCGACCTGGAATCTTTATGTCTGAGTTATGACAGTCTCCACAAAGATCATAACCGCATTTTTCTATGCAATCTTTGCACCGATATCTTTCCCCGATTATCGGACACATCTGCGAATAATCGCGTTCATTATTTAAGTACAGTTCTAGTAAAATTCCAAAAAGCAAGAGTGGGaacttttataaaattgtaaccgAGTAACAAATGTTTATGTTACACAACTTATATTTCACTAGTTAACTCAATGATTAACTTATAAAGTATACTATAAGTTAACCATACTGGTTATTAAATTCATGCTTAAAAGACCATACTGGTTATTAATTTATTACTGTAACTTAAACTATAATTGTAGTATATTATGCTATGCTCATTTTAGATAAGAAGAAATAGAATTAGGACTTACCCCACACATATCGCAACCAACACCTGCATGAAATTTTGAGCCATTACTAGCCCACCACTGAAGAAAGTTTTCATCGGTTGGATACGAGAACTTGGTACCTTGATCTGATCAACACAAAAACACTATTAGCATCACTACTTGAAAGCTttttctattaaaaaaaaaaaaaaaaaaagggcataGAGGAATCTATGGGTGTGCAAAATCAATGTTGCTATATAAATCATCAATCAACCTCACCTTTGAAAGAATTAACAATACGGATCTGCTGTTGGCTGAGCTGTGTACTGCTTCTTCTAAGTGCATACTCTGAAGGAAATTGTTCCTCGAGGACATGATCAATTTCCTTGCAGACTTTTGGAAATCCACTTGGATGCCGACATTCACAAACTTGACATTTAATCACCCCATCTTCTTGAACCGTAATGCAGGCCTCACAATATACTAACAAGTAGTAATACAGTATTAATTTTTTTTCCAAAGAAGTGACATCTCATTCATGAAAACATATATCTAAATACCAAGATTGGAAAAGTCGCTAGAGGGAGACGAGTCGGTTGGGACTTTAAAACAGCTAGTCGAGTCGAGGTCGAGTCGGAAGTTGACTAACGTTGAattttagtaatatatatttaacataacaTATATGTTTATTACACAtaaatatatcaatataaatatgtATAGGGCACAATATCTAAGTATAAAAAATATTCAAATTTTGACCAAACTTTAACCAACTATGACTTAGAAAGACTCAGACCGACTTTGACCTGACTTTTTAGCGCTGACGGACTAAATAGACGTCTTTGGGCAAAACGGGACGTGCTAGTCCGGCCGAGACGGACGTCATTTATAACACTGCGAAATACATAAAAGCCAATGAAGTGACAGTAAACATACCATGACCACAATTAAGAGCAACAGGATGAAATAGCAGTTGCTTGCAAGCTGCACATAGCACATCAGCAACGGTTACCAGCTTACAATTTCCGGAAGAACTTGCACCATCAGAATTATTTTCTTCAGTCAAAGAGGGATTTACTGACAAAGTATCTTCAAAATTGTTATGACAAGGCTGGTCCGCAACGTTTGAATGTTCTAACTTTTGATCTAAATCCGGTGAATAGCCAAATGAGATTTGTTCTTGATCCTCTATACAACGTAACCACATAAATTTAGATACCAATTGTACAAACACTGTATATAGGTTATCCTACTAAAAATGAATAAATTACATAAACTGACAAGATATAGGTTACCAAGTGCTTGTGTTTTCCTTTTATCATATGAAATCGGATACATCTTTTTGAGTAAGTCGTCCAACATGCGACAGATGGCTGGAAAATGATGATACGGGTGCCGACATAAAGGACAATGAGA comes from Rutidosis leptorrhynchoides isolate AG116_Rl617_1_P2 chromosome 4, CSIRO_AGI_Rlap_v1, whole genome shotgun sequence and encodes:
- the LOC139843722 gene encoding E3 ubiquitin-protein ligase PRT1-like isoform X1, which gives rise to MEEIDELEQVSDHFTCAVCLDLLYQPVVLVCGHVTCFWCCHQSMDMRGQSHCPLCRHPYHHFPAICRMLDDLLKKMYPISYDKRKTQALEDQEQISFGYSPDLDQKLEHSNVADQPCHNNFEDTLSVNPSLTEENNSDGASSSGNCKLVTVADVLCAACKQLLFHPVALNCGHVYCEACITVQEDGVIKCQVCECRHPSGFPKVCKEIDHVLEEQFPSEYALRRSSTQLSQQQIRIVNSFKDQGTKFSYPTDENFLQWWASNGSKFHAGVGCDMCGMCPIIGERYRCKDCIEKCGYDLCGDCHNSDIKIPGRFNQKHTPQHQFELIKPSINQGVIFRLLSGQLAIVSAASRHESNSANGNSEFASSSLVDHNGDDDADSAAFHDHNDGDDDNDDSDGDDGDGDGDDDDGAGVV
- the LOC139843722 gene encoding E3 ubiquitin-protein ligase PRT1-like isoform X2, whose product is MRRLLVTDLLYQPVVLVCGHVTCFWCCHQSMDMRGQSHCPLCRHPYHHFPAICRMLDDLLKKMYPISYDKRKTQALEDQEQISFGYSPDLDQKLEHSNVADQPCHNNFEDTLSVNPSLTEENNSDGASSSGNCKLVTVADVLCAACKQLLFHPVALNCGHVYCEACITVQEDGVIKCQVCECRHPSGFPKVCKEIDHVLEEQFPSEYALRRSSTQLSQQQIRIVNSFKDQGTKFSYPTDENFLQWWASNGSKFHAGVGCDMCGMCPIIGERYRCKDCIEKCGYDLCGDCHNSDIKIPGRFNQKHTPQHQFELIKPSINQGVIFRLLSGQLAIVSAASRHESNSANGNSEFASSSLVDHNGDDDADSAAFHDHNDGDDDNDDSDGDDGDGDGDDDDGAGVV